The DNA window CACCTGTATATCTCATCGCTGATATCGATCGTGGTGGTGCTATTGCATCTATTGTGGGTACATTAGAATTGCTCGAACCAGAAGAACGAGATCTTATTAAAGGTATTGTTATCAATAAATTCCGTGGTGATATTAAACTATTAGAACCTGCCCTTACCTTCATTGAAGAAAAAACAGGAAAAAAGGTAGTTGGTGTCATTCCTGCCATTGAAAACCTTGATATTGATGAAGAAGACTCTGTTGCACTGGAAAACAAACGCAATAGTGGTGCTAAAGAAATTCAAGTAGTGGTTATGCAAACACCTAAAATTTCTAACTTTACTGACTTTGATGCATTAAATTATGAACCAGATGTATCTGTTCGATTCGTCGGCCCTGGCGATGTTATTGGCAATCCTGACTTAATCATTTTACCGGGCTCCAAAAATACACTAGCAGATCTTACATATCTTCGTAACTCTGGTTTTGCCGATGAAATAAAAAAACTTGCTGACCAAGGTACACCTGTTATTGGTGTATGTGGGGGCAATCAAATGTTGGGTAAAACGATTTATGATCCGCATCATATGGAAGGAGATATTGAAGAAATTGAAGGTCTTGGTTTAGTCGATTCTTCTACGACTATGAAGGATCAAAAAACAACACATCAAGTAGAATTCAATGTTTCAAATCTTCAATTTTTAAATGGTACATTTACAGGTGAAAAACTAGTAGGCTATGAAATCCATATGGGTGATACTACACCATTAGTAGATAGTGTGCGCCGTTGTTTCACCATTACAAGTCGCAGTGAAGAAGCCGTTAATGTAGTCGATGGTTTTATCGATGGTAATCACCAAGTAATGGGGACATATATTCATGGTGTGTTTGATAATGATGAATTTAGACGCTTTATTATCAATCAGTTACGTGAACGTAAGGAGTTAGAACCATTAGATGTAGTATTCCATTATTTCGAACACAAGAATGCAGCTTATAATCGATTAGCTGATATTGTAGAGGAACACTTAGATATGGATTATATTATGTCTACCTTGGGGTAATAGGGGAGATATATGGAACATTTAACAATCTTGCATTGGTTTACAAAGTATAGCTTTGTATGTATACCAGTCTTAGCATTTTTATTAGATTTACTCATTGGAGATCCTAATAGTAAATACCATCCTGTAGCTATTATTGGTCGCATCATATCCTTTTTTGAGGCTGTTCTCTATAAAGATACTGATAACGATACTAAAAAATTATGGTACGGTGGTATTGCAGTTGGCTTAATCCTCGTTTCTGTATACATTATAGTGTCTTTAATACTA is part of the Veillonella sp. genome and encodes:
- a CDS encoding cobyric acid synthase, giving the protein MAKKIMFQGTSSNVGKSILCTALCRIFYRRGFKTVPFKAQNMALNSYVTKWGDEIGRAQVAQAEAAGIDPIVQMNPVLLKPTGNQSSQVVLMGKPVGVYSAKEYHTKYSLTALDKVKESIDFLDSNFDMMVIEGAGSPAEVNLKANDIVNMRIAKMTKAPVYLIADIDRGGAIASIVGTLELLEPEERDLIKGIVINKFRGDIKLLEPALTFIEEKTGKKVVGVIPAIENLDIDEEDSVALENKRNSGAKEIQVVVMQTPKISNFTDFDALNYEPDVSVRFVGPGDVIGNPDLIILPGSKNTLADLTYLRNSGFADEIKKLADQGTPVIGVCGGNQMLGKTIYDPHHMEGDIEEIEGLGLVDSSTTMKDQKTTHQVEFNVSNLQFLNGTFTGEKLVGYEIHMGDTTPLVDSVRRCFTITSRSEEAVNVVDGFIDGNHQVMGTYIHGVFDNDEFRRFIINQLRERKELEPLDVVFHYFEHKNAAYNRLADIVEEHLDMDYIMSTLG